In Rhodanobacter denitrificans, the sequence CGGCGACCGCCTGAAGATCGACGTCACCGACGCCACCGGCGCCTCGATTTTCGGCGCCATCGAGCAGCAGGTCGAGCCGTACCGGAGATGACGCGAGCCGCCACGCCGGCGCTGCGGCAGGTCGCCGCGACCGGCGTGCGAATTGACCCGGATCAAGGCATGCTGGCGGGTGTCCCGACAGACTCGGCAACATGGCCATTCCCATCACTCCTCCCGAATTCGACCCGGCGCTGATCGCCCGCTACGACGTGGCCGGGCCGCGCTACACCAGCTACCCGACTGCGCCGCATTTCAAGGCCGAGTTCGACGAGGCGGCGTTGCGCGCGGTGATCCGCGCTTCCAACGAGGAGCCGATCCCGCGTCCGCTGTCGGTGTACGTGCACGTGCCGTTCTGCATGAGCCCGTGCTTCTACTGCGGCTGCAACCGGGTGATCACCCGCGACGTGACCCAGGCCGACCGCTACCTGGAACGGCTGTACCGCGAGATCGAGCTGATCGCGCCGCTGTTCGACCGCGACCGGCCGGTGCGCCAGCTGCACTTCGGCGGCGGCACGCCGAACTTCCTCGACACCACGCACATGGGCGAGCTGCTGGAGTCGCTGGCGCGGCATTTCAGCTTCAGCCATGCCGCGGATCGCGAATACGGCATCGAGATCGACCCGCGCTTCGCCGACGCCGCCTACATCCGCGCCATGGGTGAGCTGGGCTTCAACCGGCTCTCGGTGGGCATCCAGGATTTCGACCCGGTGGTGCAGAAGGCGGTGAACCGGATCCAGAGCTTCGAGCAGACCCGCGAGGTGATCGAGGCGGCGCGGACCTCGGGTTTCCGCTCGGCCAGCGTCGACCTGATCTACGGCCTGCCGTTCCAGAGCGTGGACGGCTTCAGCCGCACGCTGGACCAGGTGGTGGCGCTGAACCCGGACCGGGTGGCGGTGTACGGCTACGCGCACCTGCCGGAAATGTTCAAGGCGCAGCGGCAGATCGAGGCCGCCGACCTGCCCGACGCGGCCACCCGGCTGGCGCTGTTCGGCCGCGCGCTGGAACACCTGTCGGCGGCCGGCTACGTCTACATCGGCATGGACCACTTCGCCAAGGCCAGCGACGAGCTGGTGCTGGCGCAGCGTGCCGGCACGCTGCAACGCAACTTCCAGGGCTACTCGACGCACGGCGATTGCGACATCGTCGGCCTGGGCGTCAGCGCGATCGGCCGCATCGGCGACAGCTACAGCCAGAACGCACGCGACCTGATCGGCTACTACGCGGCGCTGGACGCCGGCCGTCTGCCGCTGATGCGCGGCCTGCAGCTGGACGAGGACGACTTGATCCGGCGCGAACTGATCAACGAATTGATGTGCCACGGCAGCGTGGAGAAGCAGGCGTTCGGTGCGCGCCACCGGCTGCTGTTCGACGAGTACTTCGCGCGCGAGCGGCAGCGCCTGCTGCCGCTGATCGAGGATGGGCTGGTCACGGAAAACCCGCGCGAGATCCGGGTCACCTCGCGGGGGCGGCTGCTGTTGCGTATCATCGCCATGTGCTTCGACGCCTATCTGGACGACGCGGCACAGGCCCCACGCTATTCGCGCGTGATCTGATCCACGCAGCCCCAACCCGGCAGCCCATCATCATCATGCAATCCAAGCCCATGGCAGGTCGTCTGCCCGAGCCGCCCAGCCCGATTGCCGACGACGGCGACGAAACGCGCTTCTGCGGCACCTGCGCGTTCTCCAGCGCGTGCATCGCGGCCGGCTACGACAAGCCGGAGCTGGCCGAGTTGCAGTGCCTGGTCGAGCACGTCGGCCCGTTCCGCGCCGGCGAGCACATCTTCCGCACCGGCGACCCGTTCCGCGCGATCTTCGCCGTGCGGGCAGGCACCGTGAAGACGCGCATGGTCGACAAGGAAGGCCGCGAGCAGGTGCTGGGCTTCTACCTGCCCGGCGAGGTGATCGGCCTCAACGCGATCTACCCCGAGCATTTCCCGTGCGACGCGGTGGCGCTGGACACCGCCTACTTCTGCCGCTTCTCGTTCCCCGCGATGAGCGCGCTGGCCTCGCGCATCCCTGCCGTGCAGCAGCATCTGTTCCGCATGCTGAGCAAGGAGCTGGGCACCGCCAGCCTGCTCGCCGGCGACCACAGCGCCGACGAGCGCGTCGCCGCGTTCCTGATGGACCTGGCCGGCCGCTACGCCGTGCGCGGCTTCTCCGCCACCCGCTTCCACCTCAGCATGTCGCGCGGCGACATCGCCAACTACCTGCGTCTGGCCGCGGAAACCGTCAGCCGTGTGCTCAGCCGCTTCCGTAGCCAGCAGCTGATCGAGATCGAAGGGCGCGAGCTGGAGCTGCTGAATCCGAAGAAGCTGCGCGAGATCGGGCAGGCGCTGCTGCCGGAGTGAGCGCCGCGAGGCGCTCCGGGGGGCTGACACAGATCAGTGTCCGTGCGGGTGCTAACCTGCCACCATGGTGAATCATTCTCGTTCGGGTTGGCATCGGCATGGCTGAATCACGATCTCCCGCGGCGGAAGCGGTCGCACCGGCGCAGCTGACGGCGCTGCTGGCTTCCGCGCCGCATCGGCCGCTGTTCCTGGCCGGTACCGTCGCGGTGTTGCTCAGCATGACCTGGTGGGCGGTGGAGCTGACCTGGATGCGCTTCGGTCTGGCCGGCTGGCCGCAGCCGTCGATACCGCCTGGCTGGGCGCACGCGATGCTGATCCAGTACGGCCTGTTCCCGCTGTTCATGTTCGGCTTCCTGATGACCACGTTCCCGCGCTGGCTGGGGCGGCCGGACCTGCCCAAGACGCGCTACCTGCCGGTGGCCGGCTGCGTGTTCGGCGGCTACGTGCTGGCGAACGTCGGCCTGCTCGACCTGCCGTGGCTGCTGAAGCTGGGCATCGCCGTGATGCTGGTCGGCTACCTGGTTGGCGTGTGGACACTGGGCGGGGTGCTGCGTGCCTCGGTGGCCGAGCGCAAGGGCCATGCGCGTTCCTGCCTGATGGCGTTGAGCCTGGGCTGCCTGGGGCTGGCGGTGTTCCTGGCCTACCTGTTCGGTGCGCCGGCCGATTGCGCGCTGCTGGCGATCAAGCTGGGCACCTACGGCCTGCTGCTGCCGATCTACTTCTCGGTGATGCACCGCATGCTGCCGTTCTTCACCGGCAACATGGTGAAGGGCTACGAGGTGGTCCGGCCGGACTGGAGCATGCCGGTGGTATGGGCATTGCTGCTGGCGCACCTGCTGCTGGAATGGCGAGTCGCGCTGGGCTGGCTGTGGCTGGTCGACGTGCCGCTGGCACTGGTGTTCGCATGGCATTCGCTGACCTGGCGACCGTGGCGGGCGATGCGCCCGGGCATCCTGGCCGTGCTGCACCTGGCGTTCGCGTGGCTGCCGGTGGCGTTCGTGCTGTACGCGGTGCAGGACGTGGTGTACGCGACCAGCGGGCATCTGATCCTCGGCCGCGCGCCGCTGCATGCGCTGGCGATCGGTTTCTTCGGCTCGATGCTGGTGGCCATGGTGACGCGGGTCACCATGGGCCATTCCGGCCGCCCGCTGCAGATGGGCGCGGTGGCCTGGCTGTGCTTCGGCCTGCTGCAGCTGGTGGCGCTGCTGCGCATCCGTGCCGAGCTGGGTGGGGATGTCTACCTGTGGCTGGTGATCGCCGCCTACGGCTGGCTGCTGGCATTCCTGCCGTGGGTACTGCGCTCGGCATGGATCTACCTGACGCCGCGGGCGGACGGCAAGCCGGGTTGAACGGAGCGCGGGCCGCGGCAGGGTGACGCAGCGCGGCCCCGACAGAGTTCGGGTTGACCCAAGTCAGCGGCGCAGCCGGGCGATCGCCTAGGCTAGGACGCGCAAGGACTCACGGAGACCGCCCATGTCACGTCCACCGTTTCTCGTCGTCGCCGCGGCCGCAGCGGAGCACTGACGATGCGCGCACGATGGGTCCTGGCTTGGCTTGGCCTGATGCTGGCGCTGCCGGCGGCGGCGGCGGACTATGCCGCCCTGCCGGGGGGCCGCTTCGCCAGCGTGCTGCCGGCCGACGGCAAGGCGGCAGCGGCGCAGGTCGCGCCGTTCCGCCTGCGCACCGAGCCGGTCACCAATGCCGAGTTCCTGGCCTTCGTGAAGGCCCATCCGCAGTGGCGGCGCGATCGCGTCGCCAGCATCCTGGCCGATCGACGTTATCTCAGCCACTGGGCCGGTGCCGATGCGTTGGGCAGCGAGGTGCTGCCCAGGCAGCCGGTGACCCGGGTCAGCTGGTTCGCCGCCCAGGCTTACTGCGAGAGCGAAGGCGCCCGCCTGCCCAACTGGTACGAGTGGGAGTACGCGGCGGCGGCCGACGCCACCCGCCGCGACGCGCGCAGCGACCCGGCCTGGCGCGAGACCCTGCTGGCCTGGTACTCGCGCCCGTCCAATGCGCCGCTGCCGGCCATCGGCGGCGCACCCAACACCTACGGCGTGCGCGACATCACGCAGCCGGTGTGGGAGTGGGTGGACGACTTCAACGCGCTGCTGGTGGCCAGCGACAGCCGCGACCAGAACGACCCCGACGTATTGAAGTTCTGCGGTGCCGGCGCGATCAGCCTGCAGGAAAAGGAGAACTACGCGGTGCTGATGCGCATCGCGATGCTGTCCGCGCTGAAGGCCGCCGACACCACCAACAACATGGGCTTCCGTTGCGCGAAGCCCCAGTGAGGTAATGCATGAAACGCCTGTTGCCCCTGCTCGCGATGCTCCTGCTGTTCGGCAGCACGCGGGCCGCCACGCCGCTGCCCGGCGACTCCGTGTACAACCTGCCGCTGCAGCTGACCGACCAGGACGGCCATCGACAGACGCTGGCCGATCGACGCGGCCGCCCGCAGCTGGTGACGATGTTCTACACCTCGTGCCAGATGGTCTGCCCGCTGATCATCGACAGCCTGCGGCTGACCCGCAATGCGCTGGACCCGGCCACGCGCGCACGGATCGACCTGCTCGCAGTGAGCTTCGACCCGGCGCGCGACGGCGTGGCCACGCTGAAGAGCTACGCGCAGAAGCGCAAGCTCGATCCGCGCATCTGGACCCTGGCGCGCGCCGAGCCGGCGCAGGTGCGCCAGTTGTCCGGCGTGCTCGGCCTGCAGTACCGGCAACTGCCCGATGGCGAGTTCAACCACTCGAGCGAACTGATCCTGCTCGATGCCGAAGGCCGCATCGCCGCCCGCACCGCGCAGATCGGCAAGCTCGATCCCGGCTTCGTGGAGGCGATCCGCAAGGTGGTTGCGCAGCCGCACGACTGAGGGACCCGCTCCGCCGCCGGCTGATCCATGTCAGCGCGGCAGTGGCCGCCGGCGAGCAGACTTCCTGGAAAACTTCGGGAGACGCTGCATGGTTGCCTGGTATCCGTGGATCGTGCTGGTGCACCTGGCGTGCGCCATCGTGTTCGCCGGCGCGGTAGCATTCGAGGTGCTGGTGGTCGAGGCGCTGCATCGGCAGTTCGACACGGCCACCATGCAGCGCATCGAACAGTCGATCATGGCGCGCGTGCGCCGGTTCATGCCGGTGATCGTGGTGCTGCTGTTCGCCAGCGGCTTCATGCTGTTCGACATCCGTTGCGACGGCCTGTCCTGCGTGGGCAGCCGCTTCGGCAACTGGCTGCTGCTGAAGGTGCTGCTGGCGTTCGGCGTGCTCGGCGTGTTCATCAACGCGATGTGGGCGATGCGCAGCGGCAAGATGGACGTCTGCCGCTTCCGGCACACCCATCGCGTGGTGCTGGGCCTGATGGTGGGCATCGTCTTCCTGGCCAAGACCATGTTCTACTTGTAGCCATCCATCTACACACGAGGTGCACGATGTCCCAGGTCACGTTCAAGGGCCAGCCGATCAGCGTCGACGGCCAGTTTCCCGCGGTCGGTTCGACCGCGCCGGCATTCAGCCTGGTCGGCGGCGACCTGTCCGACGTGGCGCTTTCCGGCTTCGCTGGCAAGCGCAAGGTGCTGAACATCTTCCCCAGCATCGACACCGGGGTGTGCGCCGCCTCGGTGCGCCGTTTCAACGAACTGGCCGGCAAGCTCGACCACACCGTGGTGCTGTGCATCTCGGCCGACCTGCCGTTCGCGCAGGCACGCTTCTGCGGCGCCGAGGGGCTGGAGCGGGTGACCAACCTGTCGCTGATGCGCGGGCGCCAGTTCCTCAACGACTACGGCGTGGCGATTGCCAGCGGCCCGCTGGCCGGATTGGCCGCGCGCGCGGTGCTGGTGCTGGACGGCCATGACAAGGTGCTGCACGCCGAGCTGGTCAGCGAGATCGGCCACGAGCCGAACTACGACGCGGCGCTGAAGGCGCTGGGCTGAGAACGATCGCCTACGGCTTGCCGATGCCCACGATCGGCACGCCGAACGGCTGCGCCTGCGGGTACAGGCCGAGGCCCAGCTTGAGGCTGCGGCCGATGCGCTCGGCGTATTCCAGCATCTGTGCGGCGCCGGCCTCGTCCAGTTCCTCGGCGGTGGTCTCGCGCCACAGCGCGAGCCAGCGGTCGAAGTGTTCGGCGCGGATCGGGTGCGGCCGGTGCGCGCCCATCGGGTTGCCGCGGTAGCTGCCCGCGCGCAACGCCACCGAGGCCCAGAACGAGGTCAGCAGGCGCTTGTGTTCGTCCCAGTCGTGCACCGCCGCATTGAAGATCGGGCCGAGCTGCGCGTCGCGCCGCACTTTCTCGTAGAAACGGTCGACCAGCCGGGCGAGGGCCGGTTCATCCAGTGGCGAGGATGGGTTCATGCGGGACATGATGGATCCGTGCGCGGAACGGTGTGTGATGCCCGTACCAACAAAAACGCATCCGGCCATCACGGCCGGATGCGTCGCTGGTCCGCCAAGCTTACTGACCCAGGCTCAACGTGCCCTTCATCAGCGCGGCGTGGCCGGGGAAGGTGCAGAAGTAGGCGTACTGCTCGCCGGCCTTCAGCTTGGTCACGTTGATCGTGGCGGTGTCCGATTCGCCGCCGCCGATCAGTTTGGTATGCGCGATGATGCGGGCGTCGCCGGGCTTCTCGTAGCTGTTGGCGGCGCCGGCCTTCATGCCGTCGGCGATCACGCCGGATTCATCGGCGCTGTGCGCGAGCACCCAGTTGTGGCCCATCGCGGTGACCGGCAGCTTGCCGGTGTGCTTCAGGGTCACCTTGAAGGTCTTGCAGGTCTTCGGCACGGTGATGGTCTTGGTGTTGAACTGCATGGCGTCGCTGGCCTCGACCGTGGTGGCGCACTCGGCGGCCATCAGCGGGGTGGAGAGCAGGCCGAGCAGGGCAAGGGCAATCAGTTTGCGCATGGGGTGTCGCTCCTGGGGAAGTGGTGAAATGCGGATGGATTCTGCAGCGGCGGCGCGCGGCGGGCACTGATCTGCGTCATTGCCACGGCACCTGCCGTCATTCGACACTCTAGCCATCACCGGCGGATGCCGGAAGGAGGCACGATGACGCACGTCGTTACCGAAAACTGCATCAACTGCAAGCACACCGATTGCGTCGAGGTGTGTCCGGTGGACTGCTTCCACGCGGGGCCGAACTTCCTGGTGATCGACCCGGACGAATGCATCGACTGCACGTTGTGCGTGGAGGAGTGCCCGGTCGGCGCGATCTTCCCCGAGCTCGACGTGCCGGCGGGGCAGGAGATCTTCATGTCGATCAACGCCGAGCTGGCCAAGGAGTGGCCGGTGCTGACCAGCAAGATCCCGTCGATGGAAGACGCCGACAAGTGGGACGGTGTGCCGAACAAGCTGCCGCTGCTGCAGCGCTGAATTGCCTGCCCCCCGTAGGAGCCCGCTCGCGGGCGATGCTGTTGATCTTGCGATTCCCAATTCCCGACCCCAAGAGTATCGCCCGCGAGCGGGCTCCTACGGGGCGTAAAAAAAGCCGGGTGGTGCCCGGCTTTTTCGTGTCGCGCGGGGTCAGGCTTACTTCGCCACCACCCGCACCATCTCCAGGCACTTGTTCGAGTAGCCCCACTCGTTGTCGTACCAGCTGACCAGCTTGACGAAGCTGTCGTCCAGCGCGATGCCGGCGTCGGCGTCGAAGATCGAGGTGCGTGCGTCGCCGCGGAAGTCGGTGGCCACCACCTTGTCCTCGGTGTAGCCCAGGATGCCCTTGAGCGCGCCTTCGCTCTGCGCCTTCATCTCCGCCTTGATCTCCTCGTAGGTCGCCGGCTTCTCCAGCTCGACGGTGAGGTCGACCACCGAGACGTCCGAGGTGGGCACGCGGAAGCTCATGCCGGTGAGCTTCTTGTTGAGCTCGGGGATCACCACGCCGACGGCCTTGGCCGCGCCGGTGGAGGAGGGAATGATGTTCTCCAGGATGCCGCGGCCGCCGCGCCAGTCCTTGTTGCTCGGGCCGT encodes:
- a CDS encoding group III truncated hemoglobin; translation: MNPSSPLDEPALARLVDRFYEKVRRDAQLGPIFNAAVHDWDEHKRLLTSFWASVALRAGSYRGNPMGAHRPHPIRAEHFDRWLALWRETTAEELDEAGAAQMLEYAERIGRSLKLGLGLYPQAQPFGVPIVGIGKP
- a CDS encoding NnrS family protein — translated: MAESRSPAAEAVAPAQLTALLASAPHRPLFLAGTVAVLLSMTWWAVELTWMRFGLAGWPQPSIPPGWAHAMLIQYGLFPLFMFGFLMTTFPRWLGRPDLPKTRYLPVAGCVFGGYVLANVGLLDLPWLLKLGIAVMLVGYLVGVWTLGGVLRASVAERKGHARSCLMALSLGCLGLAVFLAYLFGAPADCALLAIKLGTYGLLLPIYFSVMHRMLPFFTGNMVKGYEVVRPDWSMPVVWALLLAHLLLEWRVALGWLWLVDVPLALVFAWHSLTWRPWRAMRPGILAVLHLAFAWLPVAFVLYAVQDVVYATSGHLILGRAPLHALAIGFFGSMLVAMVTRVTMGHSGRPLQMGAVAWLCFGLLQLVALLRIRAELGGDVYLWLVIAAYGWLLAFLPWVLRSAWIYLTPRADGKPG
- a CDS encoding helix-turn-helix domain-containing protein gives rise to the protein MQSKPMAGRLPEPPSPIADDGDETRFCGTCAFSSACIAAGYDKPELAELQCLVEHVGPFRAGEHIFRTGDPFRAIFAVRAGTVKTRMVDKEGREQVLGFYLPGEVIGLNAIYPEHFPCDAVALDTAYFCRFSFPAMSALASRIPAVQQHLFRMLSKELGTASLLAGDHSADERVAAFLMDLAGRYAVRGFSATRFHLSMSRGDIANYLRLAAETVSRVLSRFRSQQLIEIEGRELELLNPKKLREIGQALLPE
- a CDS encoding SCO family protein, which translates into the protein MKRLLPLLAMLLLFGSTRAATPLPGDSVYNLPLQLTDQDGHRQTLADRRGRPQLVTMFYTSCQMVCPLIIDSLRLTRNALDPATRARIDLLAVSFDPARDGVATLKSYAQKRKLDPRIWTLARAEPAQVRQLSGVLGLQYRQLPDGEFNHSSELILLDAEGRIAARTAQIGKLDPGFVEAIRKVVAQPHD
- the hemN gene encoding oxygen-independent coproporphyrinogen III oxidase, which translates into the protein MAIPITPPEFDPALIARYDVAGPRYTSYPTAPHFKAEFDEAALRAVIRASNEEPIPRPLSVYVHVPFCMSPCFYCGCNRVITRDVTQADRYLERLYREIELIAPLFDRDRPVRQLHFGGGTPNFLDTTHMGELLESLARHFSFSHAADREYGIEIDPRFADAAYIRAMGELGFNRLSVGIQDFDPVVQKAVNRIQSFEQTREVIEAARTSGFRSASVDLIYGLPFQSVDGFSRTLDQVVALNPDRVAVYGYAHLPEMFKAQRQIEAADLPDAATRLALFGRALEHLSAAGYVYIGMDHFAKASDELVLAQRAGTLQRNFQGYSTHGDCDIVGLGVSAIGRIGDSYSQNARDLIGYYAALDAGRLPLMRGLQLDEDDLIRRELINELMCHGSVEKQAFGARHRLLFDEYFARERQRLLPLIEDGLVTENPREIRVTSRGRLLLRIIAMCFDAYLDDAAQAPRYSRVI
- the tpx gene encoding thiol peroxidase, producing MSQVTFKGQPISVDGQFPAVGSTAPAFSLVGGDLSDVALSGFAGKRKVLNIFPSIDTGVCAASVRRFNELAGKLDHTVVLCISADLPFAQARFCGAEGLERVTNLSLMRGRQFLNDYGVAIASGPLAGLAARAVLVLDGHDKVLHAELVSEIGHEPNYDAALKALG
- a CDS encoding CopD family copper resistance protein, whose product is MVAWYPWIVLVHLACAIVFAGAVAFEVLVVEALHRQFDTATMQRIEQSIMARVRRFMPVIVVLLFASGFMLFDIRCDGLSCVGSRFGNWLLLKVLLAFGVLGVFINAMWAMRSGKMDVCRFRHTHRVVLGLMVGIVFLAKTMFYL
- a CDS encoding formylglycine-generating enzyme family protein, whose product is MRARWVLAWLGLMLALPAAAADYAALPGGRFASVLPADGKAAAAQVAPFRLRTEPVTNAEFLAFVKAHPQWRRDRVASILADRRYLSHWAGADALGSEVLPRQPVTRVSWFAAQAYCESEGARLPNWYEWEYAAAADATRRDARSDPAWRETLLAWYSRPSNAPLPAIGGAPNTYGVRDITQPVWEWVDDFNALLVASDSRDQNDPDVLKFCGAGAISLQEKENYAVLMRIAMLSALKAADTTNNMGFRCAKPQ
- the fdxA gene encoding ferredoxin FdxA → MTHVVTENCINCKHTDCVEVCPVDCFHAGPNFLVIDPDECIDCTLCVEECPVGAIFPELDVPAGQEIFMSINAELAKEWPVLTSKIPSMEDADKWDGVPNKLPLLQR
- the azu gene encoding azurin, which encodes MRKLIALALLGLLSTPLMAAECATTVEASDAMQFNTKTITVPKTCKTFKVTLKHTGKLPVTAMGHNWVLAHSADESGVIADGMKAGAANSYEKPGDARIIAHTKLIGGGESDTATINVTKLKAGEQYAYFCTFPGHAALMKGTLSLGQ